Proteins encoded by one window of Candidatus Odinarchaeum yellowstonii:
- a CDS encoding glycosyltransferase family 2 protein, with protein sequence MIAAVIPAYNEAPYIRRVIEETGEYVDKVIVVDDGSVDETARIVKETNAILIRHRRNMGKGEALKTGFKAALKYGADIVVTLDGDYQHKPDEIKRLLSYLKKTGADIVVGSRFLTKENIQSMPAQRILSNMITSAILRFFFRVPVTDSQSGFRAFKASVLKVLETKDRRFAAETEILIDARQKGFIIREAPISIKYGSEKSKINPLLDTFRWLRTVFIKRVKSLFRDRRVNWRYIIRRGLRNSSRS encoded by the coding sequence ATGATTGCGGCTGTTATCCCAGCTTATAACGAAGCACCGTATATTAGAAGAGTTATCGAGGAAACTGGTGAATACGTTGATAAAGTGATAGTTGTAGATGATGGGAGCGTTGATGAAACAGCGCGCATAGTTAAAGAAACTAATGCGATACTAATTAGACATAGAAGGAATATGGGTAAAGGAGAAGCTTTGAAAACCGGGTTTAAAGCTGCTTTAAAATACGGAGCGGATATAGTTGTAACCTTAGACGGCGACTACCAGCACAAACCAGATGAGATAAAACGGCTTTTATCTTACTTGAAAAAAACAGGCGCGGATATCGTGGTTGGTTCAAGATTTCTTACAAAAGAGAATATTCAATCTATGCCAGCTCAGAGAATACTCAGCAATATGATAACTTCAGCTATCTTGAGATTTTTTTTCAGGGTCCCTGTTACAGATAGCCAATCAGGTTTCAGAGCGTTTAAAGCATCTGTTTTAAAAGTTCTTGAAACAAAAGATCGGAGGTTCGCAGCTGAAACTGAGATACTTATAGACGCTAGACAGAAGGGTTTTATTATCAGGGAGGCGCCTATATCTATTAAATACGGATCTGAGAAATCTAAGATCAACCCTTTGCTGGACACTTTCAGATGGTTGAGAACTGTATTTATTAAAAGAGTTAAATCGTTGTTTAGGGATAGGAGGGTGAATTGGAGGTATATTATACGACGGGGTTTGAGAAATTCTTCGCGAAGTTAA
- a CDS encoding DegT/DnrJ/EryC1/StrS family aminotransferase translates to MIPIARPVIQDEEINNVVEVLKSGCLAQGRWVKKFEEDFANYIGVDYAVATVNGTAALDLALKALNIGLGDEVIVSDFSFISTANSILFQNAKPVFADIEEKFFTVNPEDVLDKITRKTKAVICVHLFGQPCDLKALKEICEDHNLFLIEDCAQAHGALYNSMKVGSTGIGCFSFYATKNMTTGEGGMVTTNDRSIMERLRLLVNHGQLEKYVHGVLGYNLRMTDIQGALGVAQLKKLDSLNSKRIKNAEYYNKYIVNPKLIKPVTRANTVHVYHQYVLRVKDRENFINYLNSKDVGTAIHYPSPIHLQPLYQKLNYPPGICPVSTRVSKEVVSIPVHPHLSEDELKYIVETVNKW, encoded by the coding sequence ATGATCCCTATAGCTAGGCCGGTTATACAAGATGAAGAGATCAATAACGTTGTTGAAGTTTTAAAGTCAGGATGTTTAGCGCAGGGTAGATGGGTGAAGAAGTTTGAAGAGGATTTCGCTAATTATATAGGAGTCGACTACGCTGTGGCAACAGTTAACGGTACAGCAGCACTGGATCTCGCCCTTAAAGCTTTGAATATAGGCCTAGGCGATGAGGTAATCGTTTCCGATTTCTCATTTATTTCCACAGCTAACTCAATTCTCTTTCAAAACGCTAAACCGGTATTCGCCGATATAGAAGAAAAATTTTTTACTGTAAACCCAGAGGATGTTTTAGATAAAATTACACGTAAAACCAAAGCCGTTATCTGCGTTCACTTATTCGGGCAGCCATGTGATCTAAAAGCGTTGAAAGAAATTTGCGAAGATCATAACCTATTTTTAATAGAAGATTGCGCTCAAGCTCATGGTGCTTTATATAACTCTATGAAAGTAGGCTCTACTGGAATAGGTTGCTTCTCTTTTTATGCAACAAAGAATATGACTACCGGTGAAGGAGGGATGGTTACAACTAACGATAGAAGTATCATGGAGAGATTGAGACTACTAGTAAACCACGGTCAATTAGAAAAATATGTTCACGGAGTTTTAGGTTATAATCTGAGGATGACTGATATTCAAGGCGCGTTAGGTGTAGCTCAATTAAAAAAACTAGACTCCCTAAATTCGAAGAGAATCAAAAACGCCGAGTACTATAATAAATACATAGTTAACCCTAAGTTAATTAAACCAGTTACAAGAGCTAATACCGTTCACGTATATCATCAATATGTTTTAAGAGTGAAGGATAGAGAAAACTTCATCAACTATCTTAACTCGAAGGATGTGGGAACAGCCATCCACTATCCCTCTCCAATTCACCTTCAGCCTTTATACCAGAAGCTAAACTATCCACCAGGTATATGCCC
- a CDS encoding tRNA (N(6)-L-threonylcarbamoyladenosine(37)-C(2))-methylthiotransferase: MVALAPGKIYIETFGCSLNLSDTEFLAGELLKKGFTLSSLDEADIIIVNTCAVKEPTERKVLNYLRRIDKLDKVKIIAGCLPKVNLESVKKAIPSFNAVIAPSAYPRISEVLEAVLNGVKGLIVDDVLQPPLLRDFQAKNKIGIIPIAYGCLSECAYCCVRLARGRLRSYSISEITEYASRLVERGCVELWLTAQDTAAYGLDINTDLSRLISVVNMIPGDFKVRVGMMNPKNAYKIISPLIEAFSGDKIYKFIHIPVQSGDDDILKKMNRGYNVTVFRDIINKFRERHPSITVSTDIIVGFPGESEIQFENSLKLIRTIQPDIVNISRYGDRPGAYSVNLPGKIRGSVIKKRSRILTELVREISLEKNSKWLNWTGEARIVEEAPRNGYIARNYAYKPIFLKSNQIKIGEKYLIRVIDYKPGYLIGELA, translated from the coding sequence GTGGTAGCTTTGGCTCCAGGTAAAATTTACATTGAAACATTCGGCTGCTCCTTAAACCTATCTGACACTGAATTCTTAGCAGGTGAACTGTTAAAGAAAGGTTTCACCTTGTCTAGTTTAGATGAAGCGGATATAATAATAGTTAATACATGCGCGGTGAAAGAGCCCACTGAGCGGAAGGTGTTAAACTATCTTAGAAGAATAGATAAACTAGACAAAGTGAAGATTATAGCCGGTTGTCTTCCTAAAGTAAACTTAGAGAGTGTTAAAAAAGCTATCCCCTCTTTTAACGCGGTAATCGCGCCATCCGCTTATCCACGTATAAGTGAAGTGTTAGAGGCTGTTTTAAACGGTGTAAAAGGATTAATAGTCGACGACGTTCTTCAACCACCTTTATTAAGAGACTTTCAAGCTAAAAATAAAATAGGAATTATCCCGATTGCATACGGTTGTTTAAGCGAGTGCGCTTATTGCTGTGTGAGGCTCGCCCGCGGCAGGCTGAGAAGCTATTCTATAAGCGAGATAACAGAGTACGCTTCGAGACTAGTTGAGCGGGGGTGCGTGGAGTTATGGTTAACAGCCCAGGATACCGCCGCTTACGGCCTCGACATTAACACAGATTTAAGCCGTTTAATATCAGTTGTTAACATGATTCCAGGTGATTTCAAAGTTAGAGTTGGGATGATGAATCCTAAAAACGCTTATAAAATCATATCTCCTCTAATAGAGGCCTTCAGCGGTGATAAAATATACAAGTTCATCCATATCCCAGTACAGTCAGGTGACGACGATATTCTTAAAAAAATGAATAGAGGGTATAATGTAACGGTTTTTAGAGATATAATAAATAAATTTAGGGAGAGGCATCCGAGTATAACTGTTTCAACAGATATAATTGTCGGCTTCCCGGGGGAGAGTGAAATCCAGTTTGAAAATTCTCTTAAACTCATACGAACGATTCAACCAGATATCGTTAATATTTCAAGATACGGGGATAGACCTGGAGCGTATTCAGTTAACCTTCCAGGTAAGATTAGAGGTTCAGTTATAAAGAAGCGTAGTAGAATTCTAACAGAGCTGGTGCGTGAAATCTCGCTTGAAAAAAATTCTAAATGGCTTAACTGGACCGGTGAGGCTAGAATAGTTGAGGAGGCTCCTAGAAACGGTTATATTGCAAGAAATTACGCTTATAAACCGATTTTTTTAAAGAGCAATCAGATTAAGATAGGTGAAAAATATCTTATTAGAGTGATAGATTATAAACCTGGCTATCTTATCGGAGAATTAGCTTAA